From one Streptomyces sp. N50 genomic stretch:
- a CDS encoding PaaX family transcriptional regulator C-terminal domain-containing protein: protein MPVTSVDVAPGPAAESGPEPRTQSLMLTFFGAHVLGRPVAVSSGSVIAALGRVGSTEEAVRTTLNRMVKRDLLERRRQGRKTYFALTPHAVQVLTDGRDRIWQTGAVNRDWDGRWTMVGFSLPEAWSRERHDLRSRLIWAGFGPLQNGLWVAPAPVDVREMVAGLGLEPYLRVFRAEVESPTDVREVLEQAFDVPAIGARYRAFLDRWDRTDPLPAATSGDDLAGQLLLHTDWLDLVRRDPHLPAEHLPGDWPAAQAETVFRGLASRWERPAARAAARLLDTLTLD, encoded by the coding sequence GTGCCCGTGACCAGTGTTGACGTCGCCCCCGGGCCCGCCGCCGAGAGCGGACCCGAGCCGCGCACCCAGTCCCTGATGCTGACCTTCTTCGGTGCTCATGTGCTGGGGCGGCCCGTCGCCGTGTCGTCGGGCAGTGTGATCGCCGCTCTCGGGCGGGTGGGGAGCACCGAGGAGGCGGTGCGGACCACCCTGAACCGGATGGTCAAGCGCGATCTGCTGGAACGTCGCCGCCAGGGACGGAAGACGTACTTCGCGCTGACGCCGCACGCCGTGCAGGTGCTGACGGACGGCAGGGACCGCATCTGGCAGACCGGCGCGGTGAACCGCGACTGGGACGGCCGCTGGACGATGGTGGGCTTCTCGCTGCCCGAGGCGTGGAGCCGCGAGCGGCACGATCTGCGGTCCCGGCTGATCTGGGCGGGCTTCGGTCCGCTGCAGAACGGCCTGTGGGTGGCCCCGGCACCCGTCGACGTCCGCGAGATGGTGGCGGGGCTCGGCCTGGAACCGTACCTACGGGTGTTCCGGGCCGAGGTGGAGTCCCCGACCGACGTCCGCGAGGTGCTGGAGCAGGCCTTCGACGTGCCCGCGATCGGCGCCCGGTACCGCGCGTTCCTGGACCGCTGGGACCGCACCGACCCCCTGCCCGCGGCGACCTCCGGCGACGACCTCGCCGGTCAACTCCTGCTGCACACCGACTGGTTGGATCTCGTACGACGGGATCCGCATCTGCCCGCCGAGCATCTTCCCGGAGACTGGCCCGCCGCGCAGGCGGAGACCGTCTTCCGCGGGCTGGCCAGCCGCTGGGAGCGCCCGGCGGCGCGCGCGGCCGCACGTCTGCTGGACACCCTGACGCTCGACTGA
- a CDS encoding alpha/beta hydrolase, which produces MPRPRLSTLAAACATALATALIGPATGAHAATAGHYSGTLADGATWIADTPEQWNGTLLLFSHGFGPTTAADAPSPAVSQALLAAGYALAGSSYDPNGSMWALSSAERDQFAALTAFRTQVGTPTRVISVGQSMGGLVNAQIARDGAGRVDGALGLCGLVAGGVDLDNYQLDAEYTLATFFDPADADALVNLDGQADGAALAARLTTAVETAQQTPAGRARIALAAAYLNLADWAPGQLPPARGDFAGQEQQQYAWLAQGLLSFIVPARWSVEQSAGGNTSWNKGVDYAGLLRKSAHVKQVEALYRDAGLDLRTDLNRLTRGADITADPAAVARLKRTSTAGQGLAVPLLDLHTTADQLVPVEQESAFAGRVRAAGDSHLLRQAYVSRQSHCNFTTAEVVASLHAVEHRLDTRHWGDATTAAQLQRSADELGLDGAAFTDYRPSRLTGTR; this is translated from the coding sequence ATGCCCCGACCCCGTCTCTCGACCCTCGCCGCCGCCTGCGCCACCGCCCTCGCGACCGCCCTGATCGGCCCGGCGACCGGCGCCCACGCCGCCACCGCCGGTCACTACTCCGGCACGCTGGCCGACGGCGCCACCTGGATCGCGGACACGCCCGAGCAGTGGAACGGCACCCTGCTGCTGTTCAGCCACGGCTTCGGGCCGACCACCGCCGCCGACGCGCCCTCGCCCGCCGTCAGCCAGGCCCTGCTGGCCGCCGGTTACGCCCTCGCCGGGTCCTCCTACGACCCCAACGGCTCGATGTGGGCGCTCAGTTCGGCCGAGCGGGATCAGTTCGCCGCGCTCACCGCGTTCCGTACGCAGGTCGGCACACCGACCCGCGTCATCTCGGTGGGCCAGTCCATGGGCGGACTCGTCAACGCCCAGATCGCCCGCGACGGCGCGGGCCGCGTCGACGGTGCGCTCGGTCTGTGCGGACTGGTGGCGGGCGGTGTCGATCTGGACAACTACCAGCTGGACGCCGAGTACACCCTGGCCACGTTCTTCGACCCCGCCGACGCCGATGCCCTGGTGAACCTCGACGGCCAGGCCGACGGCGCCGCCCTCGCCGCCCGGCTCACGACGGCCGTGGAGACGGCGCAGCAGACCCCGGCGGGCCGGGCCCGGATCGCCCTCGCCGCCGCCTATCTCAATCTGGCCGACTGGGCTCCTGGCCAACTGCCGCCCGCGCGCGGCGACTTCGCGGGCCAGGAGCAGCAGCAGTACGCGTGGCTGGCCCAGGGCCTGCTCTCGTTCATCGTCCCGGCGCGCTGGTCGGTGGAGCAGTCCGCCGGGGGCAACACGTCCTGGAACAAGGGCGTCGACTACGCCGGGCTGCTCCGCAAGTCCGCCCACGTCAAGCAGGTCGAGGCGCTCTACCGTGACGCGGGCCTCGACCTGCGCACCGACCTGAACCGGCTCACCCGCGGTGCGGACATCACCGCCGACCCGGCCGCGGTGGCCCGTCTGAAGCGGACCTCGACTGCCGGACAGGGACTGGCCGTTCCCCTCCTGGACCTCCACACCACCGCCGACCAACTGGTGCCCGTGGAACAGGAATCGGCGTTCGCCGGGCGGGTGCGCGCGGCCGGCGACTCGCACCTCCTGCGACAGGCCTACGTGTCCCGCCAGAGCCACTGCAACTTCACCACCGCCGAAGTGGTCGCCAGTCTGCACGCCGTGGAACACCGGCTGGACACCCGGCACTGGGGCGACGCCACCACGGCCGCCCAACTCCAGCGCAGCGCCGATGAGTTGGGCCTCGACGGCGCCGCCTTCACCGACTACCGGCCGAGCCGCCTGACCGGTACCCGCTGA
- a CDS encoding MFS transporter — protein sequence MTTAPSTRTAATGPGLTTGTLVAGLLAVCLAQIGLAIPATLNGLFQSDLHPVGSQLTWISDAFLLPVAVLELTFGLLGDLFGRKRLLVGGAALLAVGELTSATASGVHQLWAGQALAGLGAAALFPTSLAILAAGTTSPAQRARVIAMWAALLSTGGFLAPLLGGVTATYGSWRWSFVVVTAVAVVSVAVSALFVVNSSAPEGRSLDIAGQVTIGLGLFALLYAIIQGPTDGWASPSIVIAFVLAAVFLAAFVLAEKHAKSPLLRLDLFSNRAFAVASVVAVVGMFAFLGTAYSVSIRLGPVQDQAPMRTGLAFVLLNGITLVMLPLTERLLRTVARGLLLGAGLLLIAAGDYLAATLPITDTAFTSLIVPLGLVGLGFSVTVTSITATAVNTVPTHLAGMASATTNLLRDFGFTLGPAVIGAVALSRAASSFSGSLHDSALPPALKGAGTAVLEEGGPLAVNGASAASPKLADLHPLALDALGHGYSIGFVVCGTAALCSALLALVTLRGRATPDGDAASHDAAAQPE from the coding sequence ATGACGACCGCACCCTCCACCCGGACCGCCGCCACCGGCCCCGGACTGACCACCGGCACCCTGGTCGCCGGCCTCCTCGCCGTCTGCCTCGCCCAGATCGGCCTCGCCATACCGGCCACGCTCAACGGGCTGTTCCAGTCCGACCTGCACCCGGTCGGCTCCCAACTCACCTGGATCTCCGACGCGTTCCTGCTCCCGGTCGCCGTACTGGAGCTGACCTTCGGCCTGCTGGGCGACCTCTTCGGCCGTAAGAGGCTGCTGGTCGGCGGCGCCGCCCTGCTGGCGGTCGGCGAGTTGACCAGTGCCACCGCATCCGGCGTCCACCAGCTCTGGGCCGGGCAGGCCCTCGCGGGCCTCGGCGCCGCCGCCCTCTTCCCGACCTCGCTGGCCATCCTGGCCGCCGGCACCACCTCACCCGCACAGCGCGCCCGGGTCATCGCGATGTGGGCGGCCCTGCTCTCCACCGGCGGATTCCTCGCCCCGCTGCTCGGCGGCGTCACCGCCACCTACGGCTCGTGGCGCTGGTCCTTCGTCGTGGTCACCGCCGTCGCCGTGGTGAGCGTCGCGGTCAGCGCCCTGTTCGTGGTCAACTCCAGTGCTCCGGAAGGCCGTTCACTCGACATAGCGGGCCAGGTGACCATCGGCCTGGGCCTGTTCGCTCTGCTCTACGCCATCATCCAGGGCCCGACGGACGGCTGGGCCTCGCCCTCGATCGTCATCGCCTTCGTCCTGGCGGCCGTGTTCCTCGCCGCCTTCGTCCTGGCCGAGAAGCACGCCAAGTCCCCGCTCCTGCGCCTGGATCTGTTCAGCAACCGTGCCTTCGCGGTGGCCTCGGTCGTGGCCGTCGTGGGCATGTTCGCCTTCCTGGGCACCGCCTACTCCGTCAGCATCCGGCTCGGTCCGGTGCAGGACCAGGCCCCGATGCGAACAGGCCTGGCGTTCGTCCTGCTCAACGGCATCACGCTGGTGATGCTGCCGCTGACGGAACGGCTGCTGCGCACGGTCGCACGGGGGCTGCTCCTGGGCGCCGGGCTGCTGTTGATCGCGGCGGGCGACTACCTGGCGGCCACGCTACCGATCACCGACACCGCCTTCACCTCGCTGATCGTGCCGCTGGGCCTGGTCGGCCTGGGCTTCTCGGTCACCGTCACCTCGATCACCGCGACGGCCGTCAACACCGTGCCGACCCATCTGGCCGGCATGGCGAGCGCCACCACCAACCTGCTCCGGGACTTCGGCTTCACCCTCGGCCCGGCCGTCATCGGCGCCGTCGCCCTGAGCCGCGCGGCCAGCAGTTTCTCCGGCTCCCTGCACGACTCCGCGCTGCCGCCGGCGCTGAAGGGCGCGGGCACGGCCGTACTGGAAGAAGGCGGGCCGCTCGCGGTGAACGGTGCCTCGGCGGCCTCGCCGAAGCTGGCCGACCTGCATCCGCTCGCGCTGGACGCCCTCGGCCACGGCTACTCGATCGGCTTCGTGGTCTGCGGTACGGCCGCGCTGTGCTCGGCGCTGCTGGCGCTCGTCACGCTCCGGGGCCGTGCCACTCCGGATGGCGATGCGGCCTCACATGACGCTGCCGCACAGCCGGAGTAG
- a CDS encoding DEAD/DEAH box helicase, translating to MNAKPPAVSFGALGLPPELVGTMTGLGVTEPFPIQAATLPDALAGRDVLGRARTGSGKTLAFGLALLVRLTGRRAESKRPLAVVLVPTRELAQQVSDALEPYAKTMGVRLATVVGGLSINRQQAQLRTGVEVVVATPGRLTDLVSRRDCLLNHVRITVLDEADQMCDLGFLPQVSDLLAQIPADGQRLLFSATLDRDVDQLVKDHLHDPVHASVDQASGSVTTMEHHVLNIHAADKYATATEIAARDGRVLMFLDTKAAVDQFTRHLRASGVRASALHSGKSQPQRTHTLGQFKDGEITVLVATNVAARGIHIDALDLVVNVDPPADAKDYLHRSGRTARAGESGRVVTLVTPNQRRDVNRMMSDAGIRPIVTQVRSGEEKLTAITGAKRPPTETKTSTGNAPFRGLGTRPGRVGKETRKTAEARKAAEARAAARVRKSR from the coding sequence ATGAACGCGAAGCCGCCGGCCGTTTCCTTCGGCGCGCTCGGACTGCCGCCCGAGCTGGTCGGGACGATGACCGGCCTCGGGGTGACGGAGCCGTTCCCGATCCAGGCGGCGACACTGCCCGACGCGCTGGCCGGGCGCGATGTGCTCGGCCGGGCGCGCACCGGTTCCGGCAAGACACTGGCCTTCGGACTCGCGCTGCTCGTACGGCTCACGGGCCGGAGGGCGGAGTCGAAGCGGCCGCTCGCCGTGGTCCTGGTGCCGACCCGGGAGCTCGCGCAGCAGGTCAGCGACGCGCTGGAGCCGTACGCGAAGACGATGGGGGTACGGCTCGCGACGGTGGTCGGCGGGCTGTCGATCAACCGGCAGCAGGCGCAGCTGCGGACCGGCGTCGAGGTGGTCGTCGCGACGCCGGGACGGCTGACCGACCTGGTGTCGCGCCGGGACTGCCTCCTGAACCACGTGCGGATCACCGTGCTGGACGAGGCGGACCAGATGTGCGACCTGGGGTTCCTGCCGCAGGTCTCGGACCTCCTGGCGCAGATCCCGGCCGACGGGCAGCGGCTGCTGTTCTCGGCCACGCTCGACCGTGACGTCGACCAGCTGGTCAAGGACCACCTGCACGACCCGGTGCACGCGTCGGTCGACCAGGCGTCGGGCTCGGTCACGACGATGGAACACCACGTCCTGAACATCCACGCCGCCGACAAGTACGCGACGGCGACCGAGATCGCCGCCCGGGACGGCCGGGTGCTGATGTTCCTGGACACCAAGGCTGCCGTGGACCAGTTCACCCGCCATCTGCGCGCCAGCGGCGTCCGCGCGTCCGCCCTGCACAGCGGCAAGTCGCAGCCCCAACGCACGCACACGCTCGGCCAGTTCAAGGACGGCGAGATCACCGTGCTGGTCGCCACGAACGTCGCCGCCCGGGGCATCCACATCGACGCCCTCGACCTCGTCGTCAACGTCGACCCGCCCGCCGACGCCAAGGACTATCTGCACCGCAGCGGGCGTACGGCGCGTGCCGGCGAGTCCGGACGTGTGGTCACCCTGGTCACCCCCAACCAGCGGCGCGACGTGAACCGGATGATGTCCGACGCCGGTATCCGCCCGATCGTCACCCAGGTCCGCTCCGGCGAGGAGAAGCTGACCGCCATCACCGGCGCCAAGCGCCCGCCGACCGAGACGAAGACCAGCACCGGCAACGCCCCCTTCCGCGGCCTGGGCACCCGCCCGGGCCGGGTCGGCAAGGAGACCCGGAAGACCGCCGAGGCCCGCAAGGCCGCGGAAGCCCGCGCGGCGGCGAGGGTCCGCAAGAGCCGCTGA
- a CDS encoding serine/threonine-protein kinase produces MKQQVLIAGRYRLNTTIGRGAMGEVWQAYDEMNGRPVAVKLLHSQNSEPTATARFRLEAQTAGRLSHPHVVGVLDFGEQEGRLYLVMELVEGDSLSHVLAQAGSLPAEHVAHIAAQSAAGLSAAHDQGIVHRDIKPGNLLLGSDGSVKIADFGIAHFMNDPNGALTATGQIVGTSLYIAPERALGQPAGPPSDVYSLGCVLYQLLTGQPPFRAGSAIAVLHHHLDTPPVPPRELGVGLPPAFENYLLGLLAKRPEDRPTARQAAEWFASGAWRGRPEPLPAAAPRPEPTPNVTAWDAGVKPRTSTAPRSDSGPGSVTTYAFPTAPAGSTAPAHRNRRRQRTGSRGGAVRRSKTLVTVAAVAIFLGALLIGLAWFSPDHSSADTTPTDPPSSARSGTAAP; encoded by the coding sequence ATGAAGCAACAGGTGCTGATAGCGGGCCGGTACCGGCTGAACACCACCATCGGACGCGGCGCGATGGGCGAGGTCTGGCAGGCGTACGACGAGATGAACGGCCGACCGGTGGCCGTCAAGCTCCTGCACTCCCAGAACTCCGAGCCCACCGCCACCGCCCGCTTCCGCCTGGAGGCCCAGACCGCGGGCCGGCTCAGCCACCCCCATGTGGTCGGTGTCCTCGACTTCGGCGAGCAGGAGGGCCGGCTGTACCTGGTGATGGAGCTGGTCGAGGGGGACAGCCTCTCGCACGTGCTCGCCCAGGCGGGCTCCCTGCCGGCCGAGCACGTGGCCCACATCGCCGCCCAGTCGGCCGCGGGGCTCAGCGCGGCGCACGACCAGGGCATCGTGCACCGGGACATCAAGCCCGGCAACCTTCTCCTCGGCTCCGACGGGTCCGTGAAGATCGCCGACTTCGGCATCGCGCACTTCATGAACGACCCGAACGGCGCGCTCACCGCGACCGGCCAGATCGTCGGGACCAGCCTGTACATCGCGCCCGAGCGCGCCCTGGGCCAGCCCGCGGGACCGCCGTCCGACGTCTACTCACTCGGCTGCGTGCTCTACCAACTCCTCACCGGACAACCGCCGTTCCGCGCCGGCAGCGCCATCGCCGTCCTCCACCACCACCTCGACACACCCCCCGTGCCCCCACGGGAACTAGGCGTCGGACTCCCGCCCGCCTTCGAGAACTATTTGCTCGGCCTGCTGGCCAAGCGCCCCGAGGACCGCCCTACGGCACGCCAGGCGGCCGAGTGGTTCGCGTCCGGCGCCTGGCGGGGGCGTCCCGAGCCCCTCCCGGCAGCCGCACCGCGCCCCGAGCCGACACCCAACGTGACCGCCTGGGACGCGGGCGTGAAGCCCCGGACGAGCACGGCTCCCCGCTCTGATTCCGGCCCCGGCTCCGTGACCACGTACGCCTTCCCGACCGCCCCCGCCGGCAGCACCGCTCCGGCCCACCGGAACCGGCGCCGGCAGCGGACAGGAAGCCGCGGCGGCGCCGTGCGCCGGTCGAAGACGCTGGTCACGGTCGCCGCCGTGGCGATCTTCCTCGGTGCGCTGTTGATCGGCCTGGCCTGGTTCTCCCCCGACCACAGCTCGGCGGACACGACACCGACGGATCCGCCGAGCAGCGCACGTTCCGGCACGGCCGCGCCGTAG
- a CDS encoding hemerythrin domain-containing protein, whose translation MSDVVTSKPDVHDMVVVHRTFRRSCAELPELVRGLRPGDTARAQLVVEAVQFMLMGLEAHHVSEDEFLWPRLSERAAPHAEAITRMEAQHHRLEELVTLVRDALDGLAADPRPPVCEQVAAQLSELGAVLTAHMDEEENTILPLAADHLTVAEWEELGEISLAKLEKRHLLRAFSALMAVATPEEQRAILTKAPLPARVLWRLTGRRSHARWEARLHGA comes from the coding sequence ATGTCTGACGTAGTCACCTCGAAGCCGGATGTCCACGACATGGTGGTGGTGCATCGCACCTTCCGCCGATCCTGCGCGGAACTGCCGGAGTTGGTGCGCGGACTGCGGCCCGGCGACACCGCGCGGGCCCAACTGGTCGTGGAGGCGGTGCAGTTCATGCTGATGGGTCTGGAGGCCCACCACGTGAGCGAGGACGAGTTCCTCTGGCCCCGGCTCTCGGAACGGGCGGCGCCGCACGCCGAGGCGATCACGCGTATGGAGGCACAGCACCACCGGCTCGAGGAGTTGGTCACGCTGGTGAGGGACGCGCTGGACGGGCTGGCCGCCGATCCCCGGCCGCCCGTCTGTGAGCAGGTGGCAGCTCAACTCAGCGAGCTGGGCGCGGTGTTGACCGCCCACATGGACGAGGAGGAGAACACCATCCTCCCGCTGGCCGCCGACCATCTGACCGTCGCCGAGTGGGAGGAACTCGGCGAGATCAGCCTGGCCAAACTGGAGAAGAGGCATCTGCTGCGCGCCTTCAGCGCGTTGATGGCGGTGGCGACCCCCGAGGAGCAGCGGGCGATCCTCACCAAGGCGCCACTGCCCGCCCGCGTCCTGTGGCGCCTCACCGGCCGCCGCTCACACGCCCGTTGGGAGGCCCGCCTGCACGGGGCGTGA
- a CDS encoding TIGR03619 family F420-dependent LLM class oxidoreductase — translation MLKIGLGAPQYGSFTDPATISGFASAVEAIGYDSLWVGDRALVPTQPRDPYPGGGPVPEEYRTFLDPVATLSFLAHATRRLRLGTSTLNAPFYSPLLLARSLTSVDILSGGRLDIGFGLGWSSDEYEAIGVPWRGRGARLEEILDVLDHVWSGSSAEHRGALWTIPSAHIGTLPVQRPRPPVLLGGFTPATLERIGRRADGWAGVALPVPQLAYVISQIRQIAEANGRDPEALRTVVRVNPVVTAEAAPGDAVPHRGTVVQVSDYLLAAHAAGADEVLIDLQQTARDADELTDLAHRFHDQLSKG, via the coding sequence ATGCTCAAAATCGGCCTGGGCGCTCCCCAGTACGGGTCGTTCACCGACCCCGCCACGATCTCCGGGTTCGCCTCCGCCGTCGAAGCGATCGGCTACGACAGCCTGTGGGTCGGCGACCGGGCCCTGGTGCCGACGCAGCCCCGTGACCCGTATCCGGGCGGTGGTCCGGTACCGGAGGAGTACCGCACCTTCCTGGACCCCGTCGCCACGCTGTCCTTCCTGGCCCACGCCACCCGACGGCTGCGCCTGGGGACCAGCACGCTGAACGCGCCTTTCTACTCCCCGCTCCTGCTGGCCCGTTCACTGACGTCCGTCGACATCCTCAGCGGGGGACGGCTCGACATCGGGTTCGGGCTCGGCTGGTCGTCCGACGAGTACGAGGCCATCGGCGTCCCGTGGCGGGGGCGCGGGGCCCGCCTGGAGGAGATCCTGGATGTCCTGGACCACGTCTGGTCCGGTTCGTCGGCCGAGCACAGGGGCGCTCTGTGGACGATCCCGAGCGCGCACATCGGCACGCTCCCCGTGCAGCGCCCCCGCCCGCCGGTCCTCCTGGGCGGCTTCACCCCGGCCACGCTGGAACGCATCGGCCGACGCGCGGACGGCTGGGCGGGCGTGGCACTTCCGGTGCCTCAACTCGCCTACGTCATCAGCCAGATCAGGCAGATCGCGGAGGCCAACGGACGTGACCCCGAGGCCCTGCGCACCGTGGTCCGGGTGAACCCCGTGGTGACGGCCGAGGCCGCGCCGGGCGACGCGGTCCCGCACCGGGGAACGGTCGTACAGGTCTCGGACTACCTGCTCGCCGCCCACGCGGCCGGTGCCGACGAGGTGCTCATCGACCTGCAGCAGACCGCGCGGGACGCGGACGAACTGACGGACCTGGCACACCGTTTCCACGACCAGCTGAGCAAGGGCTAG
- a CDS encoding AfsR/SARP family transcriptional regulator: MAVDGYEFGLLGPLSGRHGGRVLDLGSPLQRAVLVRLLLGEGRQCGLDHLIDALWEEPPGNAVRSVQTYVYRIRLSLGEERSRLETTQGGYQLGIPEEAVDALRFERLVREGEELRAARRTAPALRAFDAALALWSGEPLSGVPGPYARRHRGRFVDLRLNAQVARLSCADELGDHARVATELISLIADHPLREDLYALRMRALYRAGRTAEALAVHAEARETLVAELGMDPGPELRELQTRILSGTEPDAVEPRPEGQLAGAAPSFGATASTGPTAPTASTDATASAVASDPSATTRIEEAPARVRPQQLPPAPGDFVGRERLLERLRLALRPSGEAVALAVLSGIGGVGKTALALRVAHGIRGDYPDGQLYVDLRGDGGQPADPADVLVDFLLALGTPAAGIPATPTARAGAYRTLTADRRILVLLDNASDTAQVTPLLPGTPGNAALITSRHRSLVPPGATRFEVPVPDQREAVAMLGRFTGDAEIAAAPELALELVHACGQLPLALRIIGARTAARPGRGLGAQLLRLRAEERRLDELRAGDMSVEATFQVGYRALAPDRARAMRLCALLDAADFPVAVAAVLLDQPEHETEEQLEHLVEAGLLEPHSADRYRFHDLVRAFAARRAEREDAVTDREAALVRLTMFLHATLLQAMSATEQAGSLSIHLFSVPLTGLRFADAEEARTWLLAEHTLLVSVFARVLRDIPGASTIVVAALSVIASSGLFAGPAHQRELERITDQAVATVERGDDLALKAQIRHIRAWLAFIRGDLTAAETDLREAIRRLRDGADPLTFFMATRLLSVVLVDQGRTPEAVMFFAESETVAGAEDDPNSPAYFLQQVARLYTALSSDRAEVDIAAARHVYEVSDSLRREAAKR; this comes from the coding sequence ATGGCGGTGGACGGTTACGAATTCGGGCTGCTGGGGCCATTGAGCGGTCGGCACGGTGGGCGTGTGCTGGATCTCGGCAGCCCGTTGCAGCGCGCGGTTCTGGTCCGGCTGCTCCTCGGAGAAGGACGCCAGTGCGGCCTCGACCACCTCATCGACGCGCTGTGGGAAGAGCCGCCCGGCAACGCGGTGCGCTCGGTGCAGACGTACGTCTACCGCATCCGCCTCTCGCTGGGCGAGGAACGGTCCCGCCTGGAGACCACCCAGGGCGGATACCAACTCGGCATCCCGGAAGAGGCAGTTGACGCGCTGCGCTTCGAGCGGCTCGTCCGCGAGGGCGAGGAACTGCGCGCCGCACGGCGGACCGCCCCCGCCCTGCGCGCGTTCGACGCCGCGCTCGCGCTGTGGTCGGGCGAGCCGCTGTCCGGCGTACCCGGCCCCTACGCCCGCCGCCACCGCGGCCGTTTCGTCGATCTCCGGCTCAACGCCCAGGTGGCGCGGCTGAGTTGCGCAGACGAACTGGGCGACCACGCCCGCGTGGCGACAGAACTGATCTCCCTGATCGCCGACCATCCGCTGCGCGAGGACCTGTACGCGCTGCGCATGCGAGCGCTGTACCGCGCCGGACGGACGGCCGAGGCCCTGGCCGTCCACGCCGAGGCCCGCGAGACCCTGGTGGCCGAACTGGGCATGGATCCCGGGCCGGAACTGCGTGAGTTGCAGACCCGCATCCTCAGCGGCACCGAGCCGGACGCCGTCGAGCCGCGCCCCGAGGGGCAACTCGCCGGTGCCGCGCCGTCGTTCGGTGCCACTGCCTCGACCGGTCCTACGGCTCCTACGGCATCGACCGATGCCACAGCCTCCGCCGTCGCTTCCGACCCGTCGGCGACCACACGGATCGAGGAGGCGCCGGCCCGCGTCCGCCCCCAGCAACTCCCCCCGGCACCCGGCGACTTCGTCGGCCGGGAGCGGCTGCTGGAGCGGCTCCGGCTCGCCTTGCGGCCCAGCGGGGAAGCGGTCGCGCTCGCGGTGCTCAGCGGGATCGGCGGCGTGGGGAAGACCGCGCTCGCGCTGCGCGTCGCCCACGGCATCCGCGGCGACTATCCGGACGGGCAGCTCTATGTGGACCTGCGGGGCGACGGGGGTCAACCCGCCGACCCCGCCGACGTGTTGGTCGACTTCCTCCTCGCGCTCGGCACGCCCGCCGCCGGCATCCCCGCGACGCCCACCGCCCGCGCCGGCGCCTATCGCACCCTGACCGCGGACCGCCGGATCCTGGTGCTTCTGGACAACGCGTCCGACACCGCCCAGGTGACCCCGCTGCTCCCGGGCACCCCCGGCAACGCCGCGCTGATCACGTCCCGGCACCGGTCGCTCGTACCGCCGGGCGCGACGCGTTTCGAGGTGCCGGTGCCCGATCAGCGGGAGGCGGTGGCCATGCTGGGCCGGTTCACCGGCGACGCCGAGATCGCCGCCGCCCCGGAACTCGCGCTCGAACTGGTCCACGCCTGCGGGCAGTTGCCGTTGGCGCTGCGCATCATCGGCGCCCGTACGGCGGCCCGTCCCGGACGCGGGCTCGGCGCGCAGCTGCTGCGGCTGCGCGCCGAGGAACGGCGGCTCGACGAGCTGCGGGCCGGAGACATGTCGGTGGAGGCCACCTTCCAGGTCGGATACCGCGCCCTCGCCCCCGACCGGGCCCGGGCGATGCGCCTGTGCGCGCTGCTCGACGCCGCCGACTTCCCGGTCGCCGTCGCCGCGGTCCTGCTCGACCAGCCGGAACACGAGACCGAGGAGCAGCTGGAGCACCTGGTGGAGGCCGGTCTGCTCGAACCGCATTCGGCCGACCGTTACCGGTTCCACGATCTGGTACGGGCGTTCGCCGCCCGGCGGGCCGAGCGCGAGGACGCCGTAACGGACCGCGAGGCGGCGCTGGTGCGGCTGACGATGTTCCTGCACGCCACCCTGCTCCAGGCCATGAGCGCGACCGAGCAGGCCGGTTCGCTCAGCATCCATCTCTTCTCCGTGCCGCTGACCGGGCTGCGGTTCGCCGACGCCGAGGAGGCGCGCACCTGGCTGCTGGCCGAACACACGCTGCTGGTCTCGGTGTTCGCCCGGGTGCTGCGCGACATCCCCGGCGCCTCGACGATCGTCGTCGCCGCGCTGTCGGTGATCGCGTCGAGCGGACTCTTCGCCGGGCCCGCGCACCAGCGGGAACTGGAACGGATCACGGACCAGGCGGTCGCGACCGTCGAACGGGGCGACGACCTGGCGCTGAAGGCACAGATCCGGCACATCCGGGCCTGGCTCGCCTTCATCCGCGGTGATCTCACGGCGGCGGAGACCGATCTGCGCGAGGCGATCCGGCGGCTGCGCGACGGCGCCGACCCGCTGACATTCTTCATGGCCACCCGGCTGCTGTCGGTCGTGCTGGTGGACCAGGGGCGGACCCCGGAGGCCGTCATGTTCTTCGCCGAGTCGGAGACCGTCGCCGGAGCGGAGGACGATCCGAACAGCCCCGCCTACTTCCTCCAGCAGGTGGCCCGCCTGTACACCGCGCTGAGCTCGGACCGGGCCGAGGTGGACATCGCCGCGGCCCGGCATGTGTACGAGGTGAGTGACAGCCTGCGGCGGGAAGCGGCGAAGCGCTGA